In Capillimicrobium parvum, a genomic segment contains:
- the ispH gene encoding 4-hydroxy-3-methylbut-2-enyl diphosphate reductase — translation MTVAPERTGEPSAPSARSRELLILAPMSIEAAAARGGAPWARVERFGMGPQRAARAASLTHGIDPGPVLIAGVCGALDPSLRPGDVVLASELRGPTGTTQCADPSVLAGVLRRGGLSVHVGPIASSQRLVVRERRRALHRSGAIAVDMESAWLAAEAKGRPLVTLRVVLDTAERELHWPWHAAIGTAKALRVLRRACALTREWAEALMEREVVLAAPRASCAGVVRAVDTVERLLREHGPPVYVRRQIVHNARVVADLERRGAIFVEELDEVPAGATVIFSAHGVSPAVREQAAERGLDAIDATCPLVAKVHAEARRFAGAGMDVILVGHEGHEEVDGTTGEAPDRIQVIASADEIETLRVEDPERVAYLTQTTLAVDETAGVVDALRDRFPALIGPSSDDICYATQNRQDGVRALASDCDRIVVVGSANSSNSRRLVEVAERAGCPALLVDEPSDLPPSFVAGARRVGITAGASAPERQVQDVVSALAGFGGVTVSERTVTTEDVQFKPPPRRSRRN, via the coding sequence ATGACGGTCGCCCCCGAGCGCACCGGCGAGCCGTCCGCGCCGAGCGCGCGCAGCCGCGAGCTTCTGATCCTCGCGCCGATGTCCATCGAGGCCGCGGCCGCCCGGGGCGGCGCGCCGTGGGCGCGGGTCGAGCGCTTCGGCATGGGCCCCCAGCGCGCCGCGCGCGCCGCGTCGCTCACCCACGGCATCGACCCTGGCCCCGTCCTCATCGCGGGCGTCTGCGGCGCTCTTGACCCGTCGCTGCGCCCCGGTGACGTCGTCCTGGCCAGCGAGCTGCGCGGCCCGACCGGCACGACGCAGTGCGCCGACCCGTCGGTCCTCGCGGGTGTCCTGCGCCGCGGCGGCCTGAGCGTCCACGTCGGGCCGATCGCCTCGAGCCAGCGGCTGGTCGTGCGCGAGCGCCGGCGCGCACTGCACCGCAGCGGGGCGATCGCGGTCGACATGGAGTCGGCGTGGCTGGCGGCCGAGGCCAAGGGCCGGCCGCTCGTCACGCTGCGCGTCGTGCTCGACACCGCCGAGCGCGAGCTGCACTGGCCCTGGCACGCCGCAATCGGCACCGCGAAGGCGCTGCGGGTCCTGCGGCGCGCCTGCGCGCTGACCCGCGAGTGGGCCGAGGCGCTCATGGAGCGCGAGGTCGTCCTCGCCGCCCCGCGCGCCTCGTGCGCCGGGGTGGTCCGCGCGGTCGACACCGTCGAGCGGCTCCTGCGCGAGCACGGGCCGCCCGTCTACGTGCGCCGCCAGATCGTCCACAACGCCCGGGTCGTCGCGGACCTCGAGCGCCGCGGGGCGATCTTCGTGGAGGAGCTCGACGAGGTCCCCGCGGGCGCGACCGTCATCTTCTCCGCGCACGGCGTGTCGCCCGCCGTCCGCGAACAGGCGGCCGAGCGCGGGCTCGACGCCATCGACGCGACGTGCCCGCTCGTGGCCAAGGTCCACGCCGAGGCCCGCCGGTTCGCCGGCGCGGGCATGGACGTCATCCTCGTCGGCCACGAGGGCCACGAGGAGGTCGACGGGACCACGGGCGAGGCGCCCGACCGCATCCAGGTGATCGCCAGCGCGGACGAGATCGAGACGCTGCGCGTCGAGGACCCCGAGCGGGTCGCCTACCTGACGCAGACGACGCTCGCGGTCGACGAGACCGCGGGGGTCGTCGACGCGCTGCGCGACCGCTTCCCCGCGCTGATCGGCCCGAGCTCGGACGACATCTGCTACGCCACGCAGAACCGCCAGGACGGCGTGCGGGCGCTGGCCTCCGACTGCGACCGCATCGTCGTCGTCGGCTCGGCGAACTCGTCGAACTCGCGCCGCCTCGTGGAGGTCGCCGAGCGCGCCGGTTGCCCGGCGCTGCTGGTCGACGAGCCGTCCGACCTGCCACCATCCTTCGTGGCCGGCGCACGACGCGTCGGCATCACCGCCGGAGCCTCGGCGCCGGAGCGCCAGGTGCAGGACGTCGTGTCCGCGCTCGCCGGCTTCGGCGGCGTGACGGTGTCCGAGCGAACCGTGACCACCGAAGACGTGCAGTTCAAGCCGCCCCCGCGGCGATCGAGAAGGAACTAG
- the hpnH gene encoding adenosyl-hopene transferase HpnH gives MPVSMRQSLRVGSYLARQKLMRRERYPLIVELEPLFQCNLACEGCGKIQHPEHELRRRMPVEQAVAAVEECGAPMVSIAGGEPLIHPEIDKIVGELVARKKYVYLCTNALLMKKKLDLFTPGPYFSWAVHIDGLRERHDASVARAGVFDKAVEAIKLAKERGFRVTTNTTFFTQDSPETVRSVLDFLNDELEVDDMMISPAYAYEKAPDQDHFLGVQQTRELFRSAFADGRRKKWRLNHSPLFLDFLEGKVDYECTPWGIPSYSLFGWQKPCYLMADGYTKTYKELVETTDWSKYGRGKDPRCDNCMAHCGYEPTAVMATANSAKQSLRALVRS, from the coding sequence ATGCCCGTATCGATGAGGCAGAGCTTGCGAGTCGGCAGCTACCTGGCGCGCCAGAAGCTCATGCGCCGCGAGAGGTACCCGCTGATCGTCGAGCTCGAGCCGCTGTTCCAATGCAACCTCGCGTGCGAGGGCTGCGGGAAGATCCAGCATCCCGAGCACGAGCTGCGCCGGAGGATGCCCGTCGAGCAGGCGGTCGCGGCGGTCGAGGAGTGCGGGGCGCCGATGGTGTCGATCGCCGGCGGCGAGCCGCTCATCCACCCGGAGATCGACAAGATCGTGGGCGAGCTGGTCGCACGCAAGAAGTACGTCTACCTATGCACGAACGCGCTGCTGATGAAGAAGAAGCTCGACCTCTTCACGCCGGGCCCGTACTTCAGCTGGGCCGTGCACATCGACGGCCTGCGCGAGCGCCACGACGCGTCCGTCGCGCGCGCCGGGGTGTTCGACAAGGCCGTCGAGGCGATCAAGCTGGCCAAGGAGCGGGGCTTCCGCGTCACGACGAACACGACGTTCTTCACCCAGGACTCGCCGGAGACGGTGCGCTCGGTCCTCGACTTCCTCAACGACGAGCTCGAGGTCGACGACATGATGATCTCGCCGGCCTACGCGTACGAGAAGGCGCCCGACCAGGACCACTTCCTCGGCGTGCAGCAGACGCGCGAGCTCTTCCGCTCGGCGTTCGCCGACGGGCGGCGCAAGAAGTGGCGCCTCAACCACAGCCCGCTGTTCCTCGACTTCCTCGAGGGCAAGGTCGACTACGAGTGCACGCCGTGGGGCATCCCGAGCTACTCGCTCTTCGGCTGGCAGAAGCCCTGCTACCTGATGGCCGACGGCTACACGAAGACCTACAAGGAGCTCGTGGAGACGACGGACTGGAGCAAGTACGGCCGCGGCAAGGACCCGCGCTGCGACAACTGCATGGCCCACTGCGGCTACGAGCCGACGGCCGTTATGGCGACGGCGAACTCGGCGAAGCAGTCGCTGCGCGCGCTCGTGCGCAGCTGA